From the genome of Bos taurus isolate L1 Dominette 01449 registration number 42190680 breed Hereford chromosome 2, ARS-UCD2.0, whole genome shotgun sequence, one region includes:
- the PPIG gene encoding peptidyl-prolyl cis-trans isomerase G isoform X2, which produces MTSKRTTKPTPHLDGHHVVFGQVISGQEVVREIENQKTDAASKPFAEVRILSCGELVPKAKAKKEEKKRHKSSSSSSSSSSDSDSSSDSQSSSDSSDSESASEEKSKKRKKKHRKNSRKHKKEKKKRKKSKKSASSESEAENLEAQPQSTVRPEEIPPIPENRFLMRKSPPKADEKERKNRERERERECNLPNSQPPSYQRRLLVTRSGRKIKGRGPRRYRTPSRSRSRDRFRRSETPPHWRQEMQRAQRMRVSSGERWIKGDKSELNEIKENQRSPVRVKEKKITDHRHVSESPNRKSEKEKKVKDHKSNSKEREIRRNSEKDDKYKNKVKKRAKSKSRSKSKEKSKSKERDTKHNRHEEKRMKSRSKERDHENVKEKEKPDSKGKEQERSRSKEKSKQLESKNNEHDHNKSKDKDRRAQSRSRERDMTKSKHSYNSRTKERSRSRDRSRRVRSRSHDRDRSRSKEHHKYREQEYRRRGRSRSRERRATPGRSRSKDRRRRRRDSRSSEREESQSRNKEKYRNQESRSSHRKENSEGEKRMYSKNRDHSSSNSNREKKADRDQSPFSKVKQSSQDNELKFSTLKNKEDEKTRSSVEKENQKSKGQENDHTHDKNKKFDHESSPGTDEDKSG; this is translated from the exons ctaagaaagaagaaaagaaaaggcataagtcatcttcttcctcctcctcatcatcCAGTGACTCAGACAGCTCAAGCGATTCTCAGTCCTCTTCTGATTCTTCTGATTCTGAAAGTGCTTCTGAAGAGaagtcaaaaaaaagaaagaagaaacatagGAAAAATTCTCGTAAAcacaagaaagagaagaagaagcgaaagaaaagcaagaaaag TGCATCTAGTGAAAGTGAGGCTGAAAATCTTGAAGCACAACCCCAGTCTACTGTCCGTCCAGAAGAAATCCCTCCAATACCTGAAAACAGATTCCTAATGAGAAAAAGTCCTCCTAAAGCtgatgaaaaggaaaggaagaacagggagagagagagagagagagaatg TAATCTACCTAACTCCCAGCCTCCTTCATACCAGAGACGACTTTTAGTTACTAGGTCTGGCAGGAAAATTAAAGGAAGAGGACCAAGG cgtTATCGAACTCCTTCTAGATCCAGATCAAGGGATCGTTTCAGACGTAGTGAGACTCCTCCACATTggaggcaggagatgcagagagCTCAAAGAATGAGAGTATCAAGTGGTGAAAGATGGATTAAAGGGGATAA gagtgagttaaatgaaataaaagaaaatcaaagaagccCAGTtagagtaaaagagaaaaaaataactgatcATAGGCATGTGTCTGAGAGTCCAAacaggaaaagtgaaaaggaaaagaaagttaaagaCCATAAATCTAacagcaaagaaagagaaatcagaagaaattcagaaaaagatGATAAATATAAGAACAAGGTAAAGAAAAGGGCCAAATCAAAAAGTAGGAGTAAGAgcaaagaaaaatccaaaagtaAGGAAAGAGACACAAAGCATAATAGACATGAAGAAAAGAGGATGAAGTCAAGGAGTAAAGAAAGGGATCATGagaatgttaaagaaaaagaaaaacctgattCTAAAGGAAAAGAACAGGAAAGGAGTAGAAGTAAAGAGAAATCTAAACAGTTAGAATCCAAAAACAATGAGCATGATCATAATAAAAGTAAGGACAAAGACAGACGTGCACAGTCTAGGAGTAGAGAACGTGATATGACTAAAAGCAAACACAGTTACAACAGTAGAACAAAGGAGCGAAGCAGAAGTAGGGACAGGAGCAGAAGAGTGCGCTCCAGAAGCCATGACCGAGACCGCAGCAGAAGCAAGGAGCatcataaatacagagaacaggAGTACAGGAGAAGAGGAAGGTCACGGAGCCGAGAGAGAAGAGCGACGCCAGGAAGATCAAGAAGTAAagataggaggaggaggaggagagattcACGGAGCTCggagagagaagaaagtcaaagcagaaacaaggaaaaatacAGAAACCAAGAAAGTAGAAGTTCACACAGAAAAGAGAATTCTGAGGGTGAGAAGAGAATGTACTCTAAAAATCGTGATCATAGTAGTTCAAATAGTAATAGGGAAAAAAAGGCAGATAGAGATCAAAGTCCATTCTCAAAAGTGAAACAAAGTAGTCAGGACAATGAATTAAAGTTCTCCACTTTGAAAAATAAGGAGGATGAGAAGACCAGATCCTcagtggaaaaagaaaaccaaaaatcaaAGGGTCAAGAAAATGACCACAcacatgataaaaataaaaaatttgatcATGAATCAAGCCCTGGAACAGATGAAGACAAAAGTGGATGA